In Helianthus annuus cultivar XRQ/B chromosome 8, HanXRQr2.0-SUNRISE, whole genome shotgun sequence, a single genomic region encodes these proteins:
- the LOC110871917 gene encoding probable 6-phosphogluconolactonase 1 isoform X2, which yields MYQLVQSQQSVSIHVIKLIFSLYKFILIFYFNQFLHHLLPRIHLSFLFGLRKMAHMGSSKNRGEVRIHESLDELSTDLADYIAELSEASVKERGFFAIALSGGSIISLMRNLCGAPYNKTVDWSKWYIFWADERVVAKNHVDSNYKLAKDHLLSKLPIVPSHVHSINDSLTAEEAANEYEFVIRQLVRTRVVDVSEVSDCPKFDLILLGMGPDGHVASLFPNHSALEEKNEWVTFITTSPKPPPERITFTLPVINSAANVVVVVTGGGKAEASRMAIGDVGPECPVLPARMIEPTVGKLVWFLDNQAASKL from the exons ATGTATCAACTTGTTCAGAGTCAACAGTCTGTGTCTATACATGTAATAAAGCTTATATTTTCTTTATATAAATTCATACTCATCTTCTACTTTAatcaatttcttcatcatcttctgccACGCATCCACCTTTCTTTCTTATTT GGTTTAAGGAAGATGGCTCATATGGGATCAAGCAAAAACAGAGGGGAGGTGAGAATTCATGAAAGTTTGGATGAACTCAGCACAGATTTGGCTGATTACATAGCCGAATTATCCGAGGCATCGGTTAAAGAACGCGGGTTTTTCGCCATTGCGTTGTCGGGTGGCTCCATCATCAGCTTGATGAG GAATCTATGTGGAGCTCCTTATAACAAGACTGTTGACTGGTCAAAATGGTATATATTTTGGGCAGATGAAAGAGTGGTTGCCAAGAACCATGTTGATAGCAACTATAAGCTTGCTAAAGATCATCTTTTGTCCAAG TTACCTATTGTACCTAGTCATGTACATTCCATCAATGATTCTCTAACCGCAGAAGAAGCTGCAAACGAATACGAGTTTGTGATCAGGCAACTAGTCAGGACCCGTGTGGTCGACGTATCCGAGGTCAGCGACTGCCCGAAGTTTGACTTAATTCTTCTAGGGATGGGTCCGGATGGGCACGTGGCATCTTTGTTTCCGAATCATTCGGCTCTTGAAGAAAAGAACGAATGGGTGACATTTATCACCACGTCCCCTAAGCCTCCGCCCGAAAGAATCACCTTCACACTGCCTGTTATCAACTCTGCCGCcaatgtggtggtggtggtgacagGTGGCGGGAAAGCGGAGGCTTCCCGGATGGCGATAGGTGATGTGGGACCCGAGTGTCCGGTTTTGCCAGCTAGGATGATTGAACCAACTGTAGGGAAACTTGTGTGGTTTTTGGATAACCAGGCTGCTTCAAAGCTCTAG
- the LOC110871917 gene encoding probable 6-phosphogluconolactonase 2 isoform X1: MAHMGSSKNRGEVRIHESLDELSTDLADYIAELSEASVKERGFFAIALSGGSIISLMRNLCGAPYNKTVDWSKWYIFWADERVVAKNHVDSNYKLAKDHLLSKLPIVPSHVHSINDSLTAEEAANEYEFVIRQLVRTRVVDVSEVSDCPKFDLILLGMGPDGHVASLFPNHSALEEKNEWVTFITTSPKPPPERITFTLPVINSAANVVVVVTGGGKAEASRMAIGDVGPECPVLPARMIEPTVGKLVWFLDNQAASKL, translated from the exons ATGGCTCATATGGGATCAAGCAAAAACAGAGGGGAGGTGAGAATTCATGAAAGTTTGGATGAACTCAGCACAGATTTGGCTGATTACATAGCCGAATTATCCGAGGCATCGGTTAAAGAACGCGGGTTTTTCGCCATTGCGTTGTCGGGTGGCTCCATCATCAGCTTGATGAG GAATCTATGTGGAGCTCCTTATAACAAGACTGTTGACTGGTCAAAATGGTATATATTTTGGGCAGATGAAAGAGTGGTTGCCAAGAACCATGTTGATAGCAACTATAAGCTTGCTAAAGATCATCTTTTGTCCAAG TTACCTATTGTACCTAGTCATGTACATTCCATCAATGATTCTCTAACCGCAGAAGAAGCTGCAAACGAATACGAGTTTGTGATCAGGCAACTAGTCAGGACCCGTGTGGTCGACGTATCCGAGGTCAGCGACTGCCCGAAGTTTGACTTAATTCTTCTAGGGATGGGTCCGGATGGGCACGTGGCATCTTTGTTTCCGAATCATTCGGCTCTTGAAGAAAAGAACGAATGGGTGACATTTATCACCACGTCCCCTAAGCCTCCGCCCGAAAGAATCACCTTCACACTGCCTGTTATCAACTCTGCCGCcaatgtggtggtggtggtgacagGTGGCGGGAAAGCGGAGGCTTCCCGGATGGCGATAGGTGATGTGGGACCCGAGTGTCCGGTTTTGCCAGCTAGGATGATTGAACCAACTGTAGGGAAACTTGTGTGGTTTTTGGATAACCAGGCTGCTTCAAAGCTCTAG